A single window of Nocardioides kongjuensis DNA harbors:
- a CDS encoding ABC transporter ATP-binding protein → MSLSTSAPAEAAAVDRSPAISLRGLRKTYGDVVAVDHVDLDIADGEFFSMLGPSGSGKTTVLRLIAGFEQATAGSVELGGVDVTRSAPFERDVHTVFQDYALFPHMSVLDNVAYGLRVRKMGKRERRERAQQALDTVRLGHLGARRPAQLSGGQRQRVALARAIVLQPRVLLLDEPLGALDLKLREQMQVELKQLQRELGITFVFVTHDQEEALTLSDRIAVFDAGRIQQLGTPREIYENPASAYVAGFVGTTNLFDAETSQRVLGVAGEHAVRPERLRLSPGTDTEAARDGEVRLDAVVVETIYLGTGNRVHLRTRDGVDLVALEQSTGSLDAREHRGEDVTVRFARADVVPLSS, encoded by the coding sequence ATGTCTCTCTCGACCAGTGCTCCCGCTGAGGCCGCTGCCGTCGACCGCAGCCCGGCGATCTCGCTGCGGGGCCTGCGCAAGACCTACGGCGACGTGGTCGCCGTGGACCACGTCGACCTCGACATCGCGGACGGCGAGTTCTTCTCGATGCTCGGGCCGTCCGGGTCGGGCAAGACCACCGTGCTGCGGCTGATCGCCGGGTTCGAGCAGGCCACCGCCGGCTCGGTCGAGCTCGGCGGCGTCGACGTCACGCGCTCGGCGCCCTTCGAGCGCGACGTGCACACCGTGTTCCAGGACTACGCGCTGTTCCCGCACATGAGCGTCCTCGACAACGTCGCCTACGGGCTGCGGGTGCGCAAGATGGGCAAGAGGGAGCGCCGCGAGCGGGCCCAGCAGGCGCTCGACACCGTCCGCCTCGGCCACCTCGGTGCGCGCCGCCCGGCCCAGCTCTCCGGTGGCCAGCGGCAGCGGGTCGCGCTGGCCCGCGCGATCGTGCTGCAGCCGCGGGTGCTGCTCCTCGACGAGCCGCTCGGCGCCCTCGACCTCAAGCTGCGCGAGCAGATGCAGGTCGAGCTCAAGCAGCTCCAGCGCGAGCTCGGCATCACCTTCGTGTTCGTCACCCACGACCAGGAGGAGGCGCTGACCCTCAGCGACCGGATCGCCGTGTTCGACGCCGGCCGCATCCAGCAGCTCGGCACCCCGCGCGAGATCTACGAGAACCCGGCCTCGGCGTACGTCGCCGGCTTCGTCGGCACCACCAACCTGTTCGACGCCGAGACCTCGCAGCGGGTGCTGGGTGTCGCCGGCGAGCACGCCGTGCGCCCCGAGCGGCTGCGGCTCTCGCCGGGCACCGACACCGAGGCCGCCCGCGACGGCGAGGTCCGGCTCGACGCGGTCGTCGTCGAGACGATCTACCTCGGGACCGGCAACCGGGTGCACCTGCGCACCCGCGACGGCGTCGACCTGGTCGCGCTCGAGCAGTCGACCGGGTCGCTCGACGCCCGCGAGCACCGCGGCGAGGACGTCACCGTCCGGTTCGCCCGTGCGGACGTCGTACCCCTCAGCTCATGA
- a CDS encoding FCD domain-containing protein, with protein sequence MFSPLESLSRSELVVRRLTDAIALGLLPDAEQLPGELDLAGIFGVSTVTVREALSVLRSEGLIETRRGRGGGSFVRTPKNGISQLARRRLDGFSLGELRDLGDVYAAICGASAALAARRSSPDDVDRLQRVADALEHAEKPDARRRADAQFHIEVAAAAQSPRLYHEEVTLQAEFGTLLWLAFGDDDSHAQMVGSCRAVVAAIAERDPHAAREAAEQRVADSTARLIDYQLSEVHA encoded by the coding sequence GTGTTCTCACCGCTGGAGTCGCTGAGCCGTTCGGAGCTCGTCGTACGACGGCTCACGGACGCGATCGCGCTCGGCCTGCTCCCCGACGCCGAGCAGCTGCCGGGCGAGCTCGACCTCGCCGGGATCTTCGGCGTCTCGACGGTCACCGTGCGCGAGGCACTGTCGGTGCTGCGCTCCGAGGGACTCATCGAGACCCGGCGCGGGCGCGGCGGCGGCAGCTTCGTCCGCACGCCCAAGAACGGGATCAGCCAGCTCGCCCGGCGCCGCCTCGACGGGTTCAGCCTGGGCGAGCTGCGCGACCTCGGCGACGTGTACGCCGCCATCTGCGGCGCCAGCGCCGCCCTCGCCGCCCGGCGCTCCAGCCCCGACGACGTCGACCGGTTGCAGCGCGTGGCCGACGCCCTCGAGCACGCCGAGAAGCCCGACGCCCGGCGCCGGGCCGACGCGCAGTTCCACATCGAGGTGGCCGCGGCCGCCCAGTCGCCCCGGCTCTACCACGAGGAGGTCACCCTCCAGGCCGAGTTCGGGACCCTGCTGTGGCTCGCCTTCGGCGACGACGACAGCCACGCCCAGATGGTCGGCAGCTGCCGGGCCGTCGTCGCCGCGATCGCCGAGCGCGATCCCCACGCCGCCCGCGAGGCGGCCGAGCAGCGGGTGGCCGACTCCACCGCCCGTCTCATCGACTACCAGCTCAGCGAGGTCCACGCATGA
- a CDS encoding cache domain-containing protein: MNAANTRLSPDVTAPVIAAVAEIADHAFGLAASIATTVEQALAGRPAPRRSDLAAVEPVVVPVLSDLGQPVQGAGFVAAPGALQDAEWWLEWFARDTDGRPQRLITHSEPQAIGFYDYQHLPWYVVPRESGQRHVTGPYVDYLCTEEYTLTFTVPVLVEGRFCGVGGADVAVKNAEQALLPPLRASEHRIAVVNGFGRILSSNSGRHLCGDLLDGVCFDELPDDQRVGDLPLAVVALD; the protein is encoded by the coding sequence ATGAACGCGGCGAACACCCGCCTCTCCCCCGACGTCACCGCCCCCGTCATCGCGGCGGTCGCCGAGATCGCCGACCACGCGTTCGGGCTGGCGGCGTCCATCGCGACGACCGTCGAGCAGGCGCTCGCCGGCCGGCCCGCGCCCCGGCGCAGCGACCTCGCAGCCGTGGAGCCGGTCGTCGTCCCGGTCCTCTCCGACCTCGGCCAGCCGGTCCAGGGCGCCGGCTTCGTCGCCGCGCCGGGCGCGCTGCAGGACGCCGAGTGGTGGCTGGAGTGGTTCGCGCGCGACACCGACGGCCGCCCGCAGCGGCTGATCACCCACTCCGAGCCCCAGGCCATCGGCTTCTACGACTACCAGCACCTGCCCTGGTACGTCGTCCCCCGCGAGAGCGGGCAGCGCCACGTGACCGGGCCGTACGTCGACTACCTGTGCACCGAGGAGTACACGCTCACCTTCACCGTCCCGGTCCTCGTCGAGGGCCGGTTCTGCGGGGTCGGCGGCGCCGACGTCGCGGTCAAGAACGCCGAGCAGGCGCTGCTGCCGCCGCTGCGCGCGAGCGAGCACCGGATCGCCGTGGTCAACGGCTTCGGACGCATCCTGTCGAGCAACAGCGGCCGCCACCTGTGCGGCGACCTGCTCGACGGCGTCTGCTTCGACGAGCTGCCCGACGACCAGCGGGTGGGCGACCTGCCGCTCGCGGTGGTCGCGCTCGACTGA
- a CDS encoding dihydrofolate reductase family protein translates to MGIVTGDISITLDGFGAATDQTREHPFGSLDENQLHRWMFEHGDDNAAEVAAIVDAGAFVMGRNMFGPGRGEWDLDWRGWWGEDPPYHAPVFVLTHHERPSVEMAGGTTFHFVTDGLDAALARARGEAGERNVAVAGGASTINACLAAGQLDELRLHLVPYVAGLAGGPAAGPRMFDGTGPLGLVPVASRHTPHVTHLTYRRA, encoded by the coding sequence ATGGGCATCGTGACCGGGGACATCAGCATCACCCTCGACGGCTTCGGCGCCGCGACCGACCAGACGCGCGAGCACCCGTTCGGCTCGCTCGACGAGAACCAGCTGCACCGCTGGATGTTCGAGCACGGCGACGACAACGCCGCGGAGGTCGCGGCGATCGTCGACGCGGGCGCCTTCGTGATGGGCCGCAACATGTTCGGCCCCGGGCGAGGTGAGTGGGACCTCGACTGGCGAGGCTGGTGGGGAGAGGACCCGCCGTACCACGCACCGGTGTTCGTGCTCACCCACCACGAGCGCCCGTCGGTGGAGATGGCGGGCGGGACGACCTTCCACTTCGTCACCGACGGCCTCGACGCCGCGCTCGCCCGGGCCCGCGGCGAGGCCGGGGAGCGCAACGTCGCCGTCGCGGGCGGCGCGTCGACGATCAACGCCTGCCTGGCGGCCGGCCAGCTCGACGAGCTGCGCCTCCACCTGGTGCCCTACGTCGCGGGACTGGCCGGCGGGCCGGCCGCTGGCCCGCGGATGTTCGACGGGACCGGTCCGCTCGGCCTGGTGCCGGTCGCGAGCCGGCACACGCCGCACGTCACCCACCTGACCTATCGGCGGGCGTGA
- the leuE gene encoding leucine efflux protein LeuE, producing the protein MLGITDLSTYLVGLVLIILLPGPNSLYVLSVAARRGVRPAYAAAAGVWTGDAVLMTLSAAGVASLLQANHVAFSIVKWVGAGYLGYLAFTMLRGAVIMWRQRRRAVKAVEDGAPAPVPGERPYRRALVISLLNPKAILFFVAFFVQFVDPDYAHPALSFLVLGTLAQVASVAYLSALIFGGTRLAAAFRRRKGLSAAGTSAVGAIFLGFAVKLSLAHA; encoded by the coding sequence GTGCTGGGCATCACCGACCTGTCGACGTACCTCGTCGGCCTCGTGCTGATCATCTTGCTGCCCGGCCCGAACTCGCTCTACGTGCTGTCGGTGGCCGCACGCCGTGGCGTCCGTCCGGCGTACGCCGCCGCGGCCGGCGTGTGGACCGGCGACGCGGTGCTGATGACGCTGTCGGCGGCCGGCGTGGCGTCACTGCTGCAGGCCAACCACGTGGCGTTCTCGATCGTGAAGTGGGTCGGCGCGGGCTACCTCGGCTACCTCGCGTTCACCATGCTGCGCGGCGCGGTCATCATGTGGCGCCAGCGCCGCCGCGCGGTGAAGGCCGTCGAGGACGGCGCTCCGGCGCCGGTGCCCGGCGAGCGGCCGTACCGCCGCGCACTGGTCATCAGCCTGCTCAACCCGAAGGCGATCTTGTTCTTCGTCGCGTTCTTCGTGCAGTTCGTCGACCCGGACTACGCCCACCCGGCGCTGTCGTTCCTCGTCCTCGGCACGCTCGCCCAGGTCGCGAGCGTGGCCTACCTCAGCGCACTGATCTTCGGCGGCACCCGCCTGGCTGCGGCCTTCCGGCGGCGCAAGGGACTCTCGGCGGCGGGGACCTCGGCCGTCGGCGCGATCTTCCTCGGCTTCGCGGTCAAGCTCTCCCTCGCCCACGCCTGA
- a CDS encoding cation diffusion facilitator family transporter, with translation MGVGHGHGHGGDGGHAGGRHRWRLGVSFGLVAAFFVVELVVGLVSGSLALISDAGHMAADVVTLGAALVATKIATRADSTGRRTYGSYRAEVFASGLAVLMMLGVAVYVVVEAIGRIGEGGSGPDVATGPMLLVGFLGLVVNLVAMALLRGGSQESLNVKGAYAEVVADTAGSVGVMVAGGLVLATGDAVWDTVVAFLIGAFVAVRAVMLGREVLAVLGQHVPAGVDIDTVAGALGGIDGVCDVHDLHAWTLTSGMHVATAHLVLVEGADGTGVLRQGQLLLREQFQIEHATLQIEGHRSAACDAVTW, from the coding sequence ATGGGCGTCGGGCACGGGCACGGCCACGGCGGCGACGGCGGGCACGCCGGTGGCCGGCACCGCTGGCGCCTGGGCGTGTCGTTCGGCCTGGTCGCGGCGTTCTTCGTCGTCGAGCTGGTGGTCGGCCTGGTCAGCGGCTCGCTCGCGCTGATCTCCGACGCGGGCCACATGGCCGCCGACGTCGTCACGCTCGGGGCCGCGCTGGTCGCGACCAAGATCGCGACCCGCGCGGACAGCACCGGGCGGCGTACCTACGGGTCCTACCGGGCCGAGGTCTTCGCCTCCGGCCTCGCGGTGCTGATGATGCTCGGGGTCGCCGTCTACGTCGTGGTGGAGGCGATCGGCCGGATCGGCGAGGGCGGCTCCGGTCCCGACGTCGCGACCGGCCCGATGCTTCTCGTCGGCTTCCTCGGCCTGGTCGTCAACCTGGTCGCGATGGCGCTGCTGCGCGGCGGCTCGCAGGAGTCGCTCAACGTCAAGGGCGCCTACGCCGAGGTCGTCGCCGACACCGCGGGCAGCGTCGGCGTGATGGTCGCCGGCGGCCTGGTCCTCGCCACCGGCGACGCGGTCTGGGACACGGTCGTCGCCTTCCTGATCGGGGCCTTCGTCGCGGTGCGCGCGGTGATGCTCGGCCGTGAGGTGCTCGCCGTCCTCGGCCAGCACGTCCCCGCCGGCGTCGACATCGACACCGTCGCCGGCGCGCTCGGCGGCATCGACGGCGTGTGCGACGTCCACGACCTGCATGCCTGGACCCTCACCTCCGGCATGCACGTCGCCACCGCCCACCTCGTCCTCGTCGAGGGCGCCGACGGCACCGGCGTGCTCCGGCAGGGCCAGCTGCTGCTGCGCGAGCAGTTCCAGATCGAGCACGCCACGCTGCAGATCGAGGGCCACCGCTCGGCGGCCTGCGACGCCGTCACCTGGTGA
- a CDS encoding ArsR/SmtB family transcription factor, translating to MAMNQLDRALPEAPTEVDALADVAGLLHALSDPNRLAILEHLTLGEHRVVDLTAHLGLAQSTVSKHLACLRDCGLVVSRPSGRASLISLAHPELTREVVGAAERLVAVTGGPCGRD from the coding sequence ATGGCGATGAATCAGCTGGACCGCGCGCTGCCCGAGGCGCCCACCGAGGTGGACGCCCTGGCCGACGTCGCGGGCCTGCTCCACGCGCTCAGCGACCCCAACCGGCTGGCGATCCTCGAGCACCTCACGCTCGGTGAGCACCGGGTGGTCGACCTCACCGCCCACCTCGGCCTGGCCCAGTCCACGGTCTCCAAGCACCTCGCCTGCCTGCGCGACTGCGGCCTCGTCGTCTCGCGTCCCAGCGGTCGGGCCTCGCTGATCTCGCTCGCCCACCCCGAGCTGACCCGCGAGGTGGTCGGCGCCGCCGAACGGCTGGTCGCGGTCACCGGCGGCCCCTGCGGGAGGGACTGA
- a CDS encoding DUF6153 family protein, which translates to MRPEPHLLRRLLVTIAALAGLFAMHGLADHGAASAPLPAAALTHHDTAPPDHGGSTGHDMAGLCLALLVMAAGVAAGLLGVRRPLVAARNRPARWRLLVARAARFRDPPDLHRLSVQRC; encoded by the coding sequence ATGCGACCTGAGCCGCACCTCCTGCGCCGCCTGCTCGTCACGATCGCGGCGCTGGCGGGGCTGTTCGCCATGCACGGCCTCGCCGACCACGGCGCGGCCTCTGCGCCGCTCCCCGCGGCTGCCCTCACCCACCACGACACCGCGCCGCCCGACCACGGCGGCTCGACCGGCCACGACATGGCCGGGCTGTGCCTGGCACTGCTGGTCATGGCGGCCGGTGTGGCCGCCGGCCTGCTCGGCGTACGACGTCCGCTCGTCGCCGCGCGGAACAGGCCCGCCCGCTGGCGGCTCCTGGTCGCCCGGGCCGCGCGGTTCCGCGACCCACCCGATCTCCACCGCCTGTCGGTGCAGCGCTGCTGA
- a CDS encoding DUF305 domain-containing protein produces MHRTTLRRLASATGAITLVLSLAACGDDGRDGTPAAVETARNGDVFNSADVDFATAMIPHHAQALQMALLAQDRPLPDEVRALVDQVQAAQTPEVETMTTWLTDWDKEIPATSMDHANAGHDMDGDAPAHDMPGMMSGEQLKELEDASDADFAKLWMTMMIEHHEGAITMARTEQADGRFADAIALARSIAQSQAAEIATMEDLLAKG; encoded by the coding sequence ATGCACCGCACCACCCTGCGCCGGCTGGCCTCCGCCACCGGTGCGATCACCCTTGTCCTGAGCCTCGCCGCGTGCGGCGACGACGGCCGCGACGGCACGCCCGCCGCGGTCGAGACCGCTCGCAACGGCGACGTCTTCAACAGCGCCGACGTCGACTTCGCGACCGCGATGATCCCGCACCACGCGCAGGCGCTGCAGATGGCGCTGCTCGCCCAGGACCGCCCGTTGCCCGACGAGGTCCGGGCGCTCGTCGACCAGGTCCAGGCCGCCCAGACACCGGAGGTCGAGACGATGACCACCTGGCTGACCGACTGGGACAAGGAGATCCCGGCCACGTCGATGGACCACGCCAACGCCGGCCACGACATGGACGGGGACGCGCCCGCGCACGACATGCCCGGGATGATGTCCGGCGAGCAGCTGAAGGAGCTCGAGGACGCCTCCGACGCCGACTTCGCGAAGCTGTGGATGACGATGATGATCGAGCACCACGAGGGCGCGATCACGATGGCGAGGACCGAGCAGGCGGACGGACGGTTCGCCGACGCGATCGCCCTGGCGAGGTCCATCGCCCAGAGCCAGGCGGCCGAGATCGCGACGATGGAGGACCTGCTCGCGAAGGGCTGA
- a CDS encoding zinc metalloprotease, with product MSRVDLRTMVGVAAGSLMLAVPLASAVPTAATAGAASPAVAGCHDGSAARVAQGSTATEPALYPRNEANKYGVIKDSPYLGNGTVTVRTVFHVITDGASQADRDRLAGMVHAQMDVLNASYSGQTAPDAADTPFRFALDSIQFVDNPAWYTVTPGKTERDMKQALHTGDSTVLNVYTADIGDGLLGWAYFPKGYNNGRDYIDGVVMLDESMPGGTAGKYSLGDTLTHEVGHWLMLEHTFQGGCSASGDGVADTPREEAPQFDCPEGADSCSAPGLDPIHNFMDYTQDSCMNMFTSGQAQRMSDAWVAFRAAP from the coding sequence ATGTCTCGAGTCGACCTTCGCACGATGGTGGGGGTCGCTGCCGGCTCCCTGATGCTCGCCGTGCCCCTGGCCTCCGCCGTACCCACCGCGGCCACCGCCGGTGCCGCGTCGCCCGCGGTCGCCGGCTGCCACGACGGCTCGGCGGCCCGGGTGGCGCAGGGCTCGACCGCGACCGAGCCCGCCCTCTATCCCAGGAACGAGGCCAACAAGTACGGCGTCATCAAGGACTCGCCGTACCTCGGCAACGGCACGGTCACCGTCCGGACCGTCTTCCACGTCATCACCGACGGCGCGAGCCAGGCCGACAGGGACCGGCTCGCCGGCATGGTGCACGCGCAGATGGACGTGCTCAACGCGTCGTACTCCGGGCAGACGGCGCCGGACGCCGCCGACACCCCGTTCCGCTTCGCCCTCGACTCGATCCAGTTCGTCGACAACCCGGCCTGGTACACCGTGACGCCCGGCAAGACCGAGCGCGACATGAAGCAGGCGCTGCACACCGGCGACTCGACGGTGCTCAACGTCTACACCGCCGACATCGGCGACGGGCTGCTCGGCTGGGCGTACTTCCCCAAGGGCTACAACAACGGCCGCGACTACATCGACGGCGTGGTCATGCTCGACGAGTCGATGCCGGGCGGCACCGCCGGCAAGTACTCCCTCGGCGACACCCTCACCCACGAGGTCGGCCACTGGCTGATGCTCGAGCACACCTTCCAGGGCGGCTGCTCGGCGTCCGGTGACGGCGTGGCCGACACCCCGCGCGAGGAGGCGCCGCAGTTCGACTGCCCGGAGGGCGCCGACTCCTGCTCGGCGCCGGGCCTGGACCCGATCCACAACTTCATGGACTACACGCAGGACTCGTGCATGAACATGTTCACCTCGGGTCAGGCGCAGCGGATGAGCGACGCCTGGGTGGCCTTCCGCGCCGCGCCGTGA
- a CDS encoding carboxymuconolactone decarboxylase family protein, with protein sequence MTTSGTRVPSAPVTGLYGVVVKKFATRMFGSMPESIGVLWHHLPALKASMAYGQKLQKWDECDETLKTYAHMAVASLVGCSWCLDFNYFMARDKGLDLDKAREVPNWRASTVFSTLERQVMEYAEAASQTPPTVTDEMVEPLLAALGPAGLIELTTVIGFANMTTRSNTALGIESEGFASACGMKPLAERPAVGSPA encoded by the coding sequence ATGACCACATCAGGAACCCGCGTCCCGTCCGCCCCCGTCACCGGCCTCTACGGCGTCGTGGTGAAGAAGTTCGCCACGAGGATGTTCGGCTCGATGCCCGAGTCGATCGGCGTGCTGTGGCACCACCTGCCCGCCCTCAAGGCGAGCATGGCCTACGGCCAGAAGCTGCAGAAGTGGGACGAGTGCGACGAGACCCTCAAGACCTACGCCCACATGGCCGTCGCCTCGCTCGTCGGCTGCTCGTGGTGCCTCGACTTCAACTACTTCATGGCCCGCGACAAGGGGCTCGACCTCGACAAGGCCCGTGAGGTCCCGAACTGGCGGGCCTCGACGGTGTTCTCGACGCTGGAGCGCCAGGTGATGGAGTACGCCGAGGCGGCCAGCCAGACGCCGCCGACGGTCACCGACGAGATGGTCGAGCCGCTGCTCGCCGCCCTCGGCCCGGCCGGCCTGATCGAGCTCACCACCGTGATCGGGTTCGCGAACATGACCACCCGGTCCAACACCGCGCTCGGCATCGAGTCCGAGGGCTTCGCCTCGGCCTGCGGCATGAAGCCGCTCGCCGAGCGGCCCGCCGTAGGCTCGCCGGCATGA
- a CDS encoding RNA polymerase sigma-70 factor: MSDPFVAHRNLLFTVAYEMLGSAADAEDVVQETWLRWADVDQEQVQEPRAYLVRIVTRQALNRLRTLSRRREDYVGEWLPEPLLTTPDVAEDVELADSVSMAMLTVLETLGPTERAVFVLREVFDLPYDEIAAAVGKTSAAVRQIATRARSHVAARRPRVEVDRDEQHAVVESFLAAVQGGDLQALLDSLAPDVVLLADHGGVAQAIRKPLHGSEPVARLLANFATFAPDGVIEPMWINGSLGARIDARGEVTAISLEVEDGRISKILVVRNPAKLTSLTEEFVLSRDAQGRS, translated from the coding sequence ATGAGCGATCCCTTCGTCGCCCACCGCAACCTGCTCTTCACCGTCGCCTACGAGATGCTCGGCTCCGCGGCCGACGCCGAGGACGTCGTGCAGGAGACCTGGCTGCGGTGGGCCGACGTCGACCAGGAGCAGGTGCAGGAGCCGCGTGCCTACCTGGTCCGGATCGTCACCCGGCAGGCCCTCAACCGGCTGCGCACCCTGAGCCGACGCCGCGAGGACTACGTCGGCGAGTGGCTCCCGGAGCCGCTGCTCACCACCCCCGACGTCGCCGAGGACGTCGAGCTCGCCGACAGCGTGTCGATGGCGATGCTCACCGTCCTGGAGACGCTGGGACCGACCGAGCGTGCGGTGTTCGTGCTGCGCGAGGTCTTCGACCTGCCCTACGACGAGATCGCGGCCGCCGTCGGCAAGACGTCGGCCGCCGTCCGCCAGATCGCCACCCGGGCTCGCAGCCACGTGGCCGCCCGGCGACCGCGGGTCGAGGTCGACCGGGACGAGCAGCACGCCGTGGTCGAGAGCTTCCTCGCCGCGGTGCAGGGCGGCGACCTCCAGGCGCTGCTCGACTCGCTGGCCCCCGACGTGGTGCTGCTGGCCGACCACGGCGGCGTCGCCCAGGCGATCCGCAAGCCCCTGCACGGCTCGGAGCCGGTCGCCCGGCTGCTGGCGAACTTCGCCACCTTCGCACCCGACGGCGTCATCGAGCCGATGTGGATCAACGGCTCCCTCGGCGCCCGGATCGACGCCCGCGGCGAGGTCACCGCGATCAGCCTGGAGGTCGAGGACGGCCGGATCTCCAAGATCCTCGTGGTCCGCAACCCGGCCAAGCTGACCTCGCTCACCGAGGAGTTCGTGCTGAGCCGCGACGCCCAGGGGCGGTCCTAG
- a CDS encoding IS481 family transposase, translating into MTHANATLTPAGRLRLAKLIVDKRWSHARAAERFSVSITTARRWASRYRESGKAGMVDRSSRPHHNPNRLPQRTERRIVNLRVTRRWGPARIAYHLGLNPSTVGQVLRRYGCPRLKWTDPATGTRIKTSSRDKNRYEHPAPGDLVHVDIKKLGRIPNGGGWRAHGRGSAQDQRAGAARDRAARAGASPSRGYAYLHHAVDDHSRLAYSEILTDERKETAAAFWKRATVFFAAHGITVKAVLTDNGPCYRSRLWAKALGKQTKHRRTRPYRPQTNGKVERFNRTLLEEWAYAHPYTSEADRAATYPEWLHHYNHHRGHTSLKGKSPIDRVPNLPGQNT; encoded by the coding sequence ATGACCCACGCTAACGCCACCCTCACTCCAGCGGGACGCCTGCGTCTCGCCAAGCTCATCGTCGACAAGCGCTGGTCCCATGCCCGAGCTGCCGAACGGTTCTCGGTGAGCATCACGACCGCCCGGCGGTGGGCCAGCCGCTACCGCGAGTCCGGCAAGGCCGGGATGGTCGACCGCTCCTCCCGCCCGCACCACAATCCGAACCGGCTACCCCAGCGCACCGAGCGTCGGATCGTGAACCTGCGGGTGACCCGACGCTGGGGACCGGCCCGGATCGCGTACCACCTCGGCCTCAACCCATCGACCGTCGGTCAGGTCCTGCGCCGCTACGGCTGCCCACGGTTGAAGTGGACCGACCCGGCCACCGGCACCCGGATCAAGACCTCCTCACGCGACAAGAACCGCTACGAACACCCTGCGCCCGGTGACCTGGTCCACGTCGACATCAAGAAGCTCGGCCGGATCCCCAACGGCGGTGGATGGCGCGCCCACGGCCGCGGCTCGGCACAAGACCAACGCGCCGGCGCGGCGCGTGATCGCGCAGCCCGCGCCGGTGCATCGCCCTCGCGTGGCTACGCCTACCTGCACCACGCCGTGGACGACCACTCCCGGCTGGCCTACTCCGAGATCCTCACCGACGAGCGCAAGGAGACCGCAGCAGCGTTCTGGAAACGTGCCACGGTGTTCTTCGCCGCGCACGGCATCACAGTCAAGGCCGTGCTCACCGACAACGGGCCCTGCTACCGCTCACGCCTGTGGGCAAAAGCCCTCGGCAAACAGACCAAGCACCGCCGCACCCGCCCCTACCGACCGCAAACCAACGGCAAGGTCGAGCGGTTCAACCGGACCCTGCTCGAGGAATGGGCCTACGCCCACCCCTACACCTCAGAGGCCGACCGCGCGGCGACCTATCCAGAGTGGCTGCATCACTACAATCACCACCGCGGCCACACCAGCCTCAAAGGCAAGTCACCCATCGACCGCGTGCCCAACCTGCCCGGTCAGAACACCTAG
- a CDS encoding cysteine hydrolase family protein, which yields MTSTPLRTLGGADDVPATLADATVVLIDYQTTYTTGAMELEGWDAALDRAADLLGKARAAGASVVHVQHDDGPGSLYDTSAEIGAIHEKVRPVDGEAVVTKGAPNSFHGTELAELLEAAGHQQVVLAGFMTHMCVTFTAEGALLRGYDVTVVADACATRSLPSAAGDVPAAQLHAAALATIGDVYGTVVGSVADLR from the coding sequence ATGACCTCGACCCCGCTCCGCACGCTCGGCGGCGCCGACGACGTCCCCGCCACCCTCGCCGACGCGACGGTGGTTCTCATCGACTACCAGACCACCTACACGACCGGTGCGATGGAGCTGGAGGGCTGGGACGCGGCGCTCGACCGCGCCGCGGACCTGCTCGGCAAGGCGCGCGCCGCCGGTGCGAGTGTGGTGCACGTCCAGCACGACGACGGCCCCGGCAGCCTGTACGACACCTCCGCCGAGATCGGCGCGATCCACGAGAAGGTGCGCCCGGTCGACGGCGAGGCGGTCGTCACCAAGGGCGCCCCCAACTCCTTCCACGGCACCGAGCTCGCCGAGCTCCTGGAGGCGGCCGGTCACCAGCAGGTCGTCCTCGCCGGCTTCATGACCCACATGTGCGTCACGTTCACCGCCGAGGGCGCCCTGCTGCGCGGGTACGACGTCACCGTGGTCGCCGACGCGTGTGCCACCCGCTCGCTGCCGAGCGCTGCCGGCGACGTCCCCGCCGCCCAGCTGCACGCCGCGGCACTTGCCACGATCGGCGACGTCTACGGCACGGTCGTGGGCTCGGTCGCCGACCTCCGCTAG